A region of the Gallaecimonas mangrovi genome:
CGCCAACCGTCTTGGTTGATGAGGGTTCGCCGACGATGCACCAGTTAATTTTCTCGTTGCGTTTTTCAAGCGTATCTATCACCCGTACCGTGCCGTTAATAAACGGGCCTTCTTCATCTGAGGTGATCAAAAAGGCGATAGAGCCTTTATGGTTGGGATGCTTTTGCACAAAACGTTCGGTTGCCACCATCATGGCGGCCAGGCTGCCTTTCATATCGGCGGCGCCGCGGCCATGGAGGTAGCCATCCATCACCGTTGGTTCAAAAGGAGGGGTATGCCACTGCTCTAATGGCCCGGGTGGTACCACGTCGGTGTGCCCGGCAAAGCAAAACAGCGGGCCTTCATTGCCACGGCGGGCCCACAGGTTGGTGGTGTCTTCAAACACCATGGCTTCAAGGTTAAAGCCGTGGGCCGCCAAGCGTTCACCCATCAATTGCTGGCAACCTTCGTCTTCGGGGGTCACTGACGGACGGCTGATAAGGTCGGCCGCAAGCTGCAATACGTCGCTCATGGGTTAACCCCAAAAATATCGGCATAATTTTCGGCTTTAAAGCCCAGGGCCAGGGTTTCATCGGTGGCCAGTAGCGGCCGCTTGATAAGCGCTGGGTGCTGAAGCATCAAGGCAATGGCTTTATCTTCGTTTAGATTGTCTTTATCGCTGTCTGGAAGCTGGCGAAAGGTGGTGCCTCTTTTATTAAGCATGGCTTCCCAGCCCAGCTCTTTGGCCCAGTATTTGAGTTGTTGCTGGCGCAAACCGTCTACGCGATAGTCGTGGAACTGGTAGCTAATGGCATTTTCTTCTAGCCACTTGCGGGCCTTTTTGATGGTGTCGCAGTTTTTTATTCCGTAGATGGTCGTCATTAATGGGTCCAGCTGTGGTCGTCTTTTCTCCATGTTAACAGGAGCAGCCGCGTTGCGGTACAGCCATAAAAAAAGCCCCGTAAGGGGCTTTTTTAGCGAAAGAGAGTGAGGATAACGTCCTCTCCTGCCTTCACTTTTCCGGTTTTTTTTCGGATATGACGAAAGTCGTCCATATTGGACACCACGATCGGCGTTAAGGTCGAGCGGGCGTTTTCTTCTAGGTAGCTGAGGTTGCATTCAAGGATAGGCTCGCCTTTTTGCACCTTCTGTCCTTCCTGCGCCACCCGCAAGAAACCTTCACCTTTCAGTTCCACGGTATCAATACCGATATGCACGAAGATCTCGATGCCTTCGTCAGATTCAATGGAAAAAGCGTGGTTGGTTTCAAAAATCTTACCAATGGTACCGTTCACCGGTGCCACTACTTGGTGTGCCGTCGGCCGGATGGCAATACCGTCACCCACGATTTTTTCAGCAAAGACCACATCAGGAACAGCTTCAATATCGACCAGCTCTCCACTGATGGGCGCATAAATAGGAATGCCATCGCCCTGCGGGCCATCACCAAGTAACTGTTTGAGCTTATCCAGTAGCCCCATGATTGCCTACGTTGTTTGAGTTTTTTCCAAGCTTATCATGCTTTTTGTAAAAGCGTGCCCAGTTCAGTAACGGAACCTGCCCTTAGCAGTGCCTGGCGGTCCGGGATAGCCGGTGGGTTAACTAACTGCTGACGAATACCGGCAAGGGCGGCGGCCTGCATGGAAAGACCGGTCAGGCCCAAGCTTATCCAAATAGGTAAATAGTAGGGGTTGGCAGCAAGCTCGCCACATAAGGTTACTGGCAAGTTTTTGTCTTTTGCGGCATCAACGACCCTTGCCATTAGCCGCAGCAACGCCGGCGAAACGGCATTAAGCCGGTCGGCAACCCTGGGGTTTTCCCTGTCGACCGCCAAGGTGTATTGCGCCAAGTCATTGGAGCCGATGGAGAAAAAGTCCAACTCTTCGGCCAGGATGTCAGCGAGCATGGCCGCCGAAGGGGTTTCCACCATGGTACCGAGCGGCGGACAAGGACAATCCAATTGCGCTGCCAAGGCTTGCAGTTGCTGTTTTACGGCAACCACTTCTTCTAGCTCGGTGACCATTGGCACCATGATGCGAAGCGGGTATTGGCGTGACACTTCCAGTAGTGCCCTTAGCTGTGTTTCCAGTAATTCGGGCTGATCGAGCAATACCCGAATGCCATGCCAACCAAGGGCCGGGTTAGGCTCCGAGGCTTTATTGAGCCAAGGCAGTGGTTTGTCGCCACCGGCATCAAGTAGCCGGAAGGTCACGGGAATTGGGGTGCATTCCTTGGCAATATGTTGGTAAATTTGAATTTGCCGCTCAAGGGTGGGGGCGTGCTGGCGGTTCGAAAACAACAGCTCGGTACGGCAAAGTCCCACTTCCTGAGCGCCACTTTGGCGAATATGCCGCGCTTCCATCAGGGTTGAAATATTGGCGTTAAGGGCAATAGGGGAAATTGACGGAATAACTTCAGCATCGCCCACTAAAGCGTGTTGATGATAACTGGGGTAATCGGGCAGGGTGTCGCCTAAAAACAGCAGCCCTTGGTCACCATCAATGGCGGCCCAGTCACCATCACTGACCTTATCAAGGGCATTGCAGCCGGCTAGTGCCGGAATACCAAAGGCCCTTGCCATAATGGCGGCATGGGAATGGCGGCCGCCTTTGCGGGTAACAATGCCCAGCAACTTTTCATTATCTAGAAGTGCTAGCTGCGCCGGATAAAGCTCGTCAGCAAAAAGAATGACGGGGTTTTCCAGCACAATGTGGTCAGGGGGCATTCGGCCCTGCAACAGATGTACCAAGCGGCCTGCGAGTTCTCGAAGGTCCGATGCGCGTTCTGCCAGGTAATCGTTACCGAGGTTTATCAGGGTGCGTGCTTGTTTATTCAGCACGTGGTAAACCGCGGCCTCAGCCCTTGCCTGTTTGCTGTAGATGTAGGTTTTCACCTCATCGATAAGCTCGGGGTCGGTTACCAATAGATGCAGGCCGACAAACAGCGCGGCGATATCGTCACCGAGTTTTTCTTGGGCTTGTTGATGCAGGGTTTCTAACTGACTTTCAGCCAGGGCAAGCGCTTGTTCAAAACGCTGCCATTCGCTGTCTTGCTGGCCTTTGGGGGCTAGGGTGAAGTCGAGGCGCAGATCTTGGCCAGGCAGTGTGAGTACCGGCCCTTTAATTTGGCCACTGCTGACACTCAGCCCTTTAATGCTGGCTGTCATTAAATTGTTCCAACCATTGCTGCATTTCCTTTATTGCTTGGTAGGCATCTGTTCCTTCAGCGCAGAGTTCTATGGTGGCACCGCTGACCAGCGGGAGCTTTTGGAGGGCAAACAAACTTTTGGCACTGGCCTCTTGCCCTTCGCATTTTATCTGGATTTGCGCGTCATATTTACGCGCCATCGCAACAAGTAATGCAGCGGGGCGGGTGTGCAGCCCGTGGGGCGCCAAAATTCTTATGCAACAGCTTTCCATCAGGATCCTACAGCGGTTGTAACAGCAAGGAGATTACCATTAAGCAATATGGTCGCCAACTGCTGCGAAACATCAGCTGCTGGCGTCGATCTTATTTATCTTAAATAACAAAAAGAAGGGGCAATTTATTGCCCCTTCTTTATTACTTATAGCCTGTTTTAAAACTTGTAGTTAGCCTTTATTGACCAACGCAAGCCGTCGATGCTGATGGGGGAGTAGCTCGAATAGATTTGGCCATAAGAGCTGCCGTATTTGGACTTGTCGGGGTAGTTGTCAAAGAGGTTTTCAACACTGGCTGTCAGTGAGAAGTCGTCGGTGGCCATCCAGGTGGCGGCGGTATCTACCATCACTTCCGAACCGAAGGTTTGAATGTCGTAAGAGCCGTCCTCCGAGGTTTTCCACTTACCGTAGTAGCGCACACCAACATCAAACTTATAGACATCGATGCTGTGGGTGATATTGAAGTTAACCCGGGTTTTCGGCAGTTCATTTTCAATGTCTGACTTACGGTCAGCATCGATGACGGATGCATCGTAAGAGGTGACATCGGTTTTGTTGTAGTTGGCGGCCAACTGGAAGTTGGTGTCGCCTAAATCGGTGTGCAGGTTATAGGTGGTGACCCAGTCCATACCTTGGGTTTTGGTATCAAAGGCATTGGTAAAGTAGCGCACATAACCGTAGTCAGAAGCGCCTGACACGCCAGAGGCCTCGAGCGATGCTTTATCGGAGTCGCTCAACTCAAAGTTACTGGACAGGCCAATGCGGTCTCGCACATCGA
Encoded here:
- a CDS encoding ArsC family reductase, with amino-acid sequence MTTIYGIKNCDTIKKARKWLEENAISYQFHDYRVDGLRQQQLKYWAKELGWEAMLNKRGTTFRQLPDSDKDNLNEDKAIALMLQHPALIKRPLLATDETLALGFKAENYADIFGVNP
- the crr gene encoding PTS glucose transporter subunit IIA — protein: MGLLDKLKQLLGDGPQGDGIPIYAPISGELVDIEAVPDVVFAEKIVGDGIAIRPTAHQVVAPVNGTIGKIFETNHAFSIESDEGIEIFVHIGIDTVELKGEGFLRVAQEGQKVQKGEPILECNLSYLEENARSTLTPIVVSNMDDFRHIRKKTGKVKAGEDVILTLFR
- the ptsP gene encoding phosphoenolpyruvate--protein phosphotransferase gives rise to the protein MTASIKGLSVSSGQIKGPVLTLPGQDLRLDFTLAPKGQQDSEWQRFEQALALAESQLETLHQQAQEKLGDDIAALFVGLHLLVTDPELIDEVKTYIYSKQARAEAAVYHVLNKQARTLINLGNDYLAERASDLRELAGRLVHLLQGRMPPDHIVLENPVILFADELYPAQLALLDNEKLLGIVTRKGGRHSHAAIMARAFGIPALAGCNALDKVSDGDWAAIDGDQGLLFLGDTLPDYPSYHQHALVGDAEVIPSISPIALNANISTLMEARHIRQSGAQEVGLCRTELLFSNRQHAPTLERQIQIYQHIAKECTPIPVTFRLLDAGGDKPLPWLNKASEPNPALGWHGIRVLLDQPELLETQLRALLEVSRQYPLRIMVPMVTELEEVVAVKQQLQALAAQLDCPCPPLGTMVETPSAAMLADILAEELDFFSIGSNDLAQYTLAVDRENPRVADRLNAVSPALLRLMARVVDAAKDKNLPVTLCGELAANPYYLPIWISLGLTGLSMQAAALAGIRQQLVNPPAIPDRQALLRAGSVTELGTLLQKA
- a CDS encoding HPr family phosphocarrier protein, producing MESCCIRILAPHGLHTRPAALLVAMARKYDAQIQIKCEGQEASAKSLFALQKLPLVSGATIELCAEGTDAYQAIKEMQQWLEQFNDSQH